Proteins from one Pueribacillus theae genomic window:
- the leuC gene encoding 3-isopropylmalate dehydratase large subunit produces the protein MAPRTIYEKLWDNHVVIEEKGKPALLYIDLHLVHEVTSPQAFEGLRINNRKVRRPDLTFATMDHNVPTVDRFNLQDLIAKKQIETLEKNCKEFNIPLFDLESPEQGIVHVIGPELGLTQPGKTIVCGDSHTSTHGAFGTLAFGIGTSEVEHVLATQTLWQAKAKTLNVEINGKLDPYVTAKDVILHIIKENGIGFGTGYVIEYTGDTIRNMSMEERMTICNMSIEGGAKAGLISPDEVTFEYIKGRKYAPKGEDFDKAVEEWKKIATDEGAVYDKTIKIDASQIKPQVTWGTNPSMGISIDEKIPFPSDFTSETDQRATESALEYMGLEPGTPISEIEIQHVFIGSCTNSRISDLRSAAEVVKGRKVANTVTAVVVPGSQRVKEKAEEEGLDKIFIDAGFEWRDSGCSACLGMNPDIIPEGERCASTSNRNFEGRQGKGARTHLVSPAMAAAAAVTGKFTDVRSLEKEAVS, from the coding sequence TTGGCGCCTAGAACAATATATGAAAAACTATGGGATAACCATGTTGTTATCGAAGAGAAAGGCAAACCAGCTTTGCTTTATATCGATTTGCATCTTGTCCATGAAGTAACATCCCCCCAGGCCTTTGAAGGGCTGCGCATAAACAACCGAAAAGTAAGACGTCCTGATTTGACGTTTGCAACGATGGACCATAACGTTCCGACTGTTGACCGATTTAACTTGCAGGACTTAATTGCAAAAAAACAAATCGAAACACTGGAAAAAAACTGTAAGGAGTTCAATATTCCATTGTTCGACCTGGAGAGTCCTGAACAAGGAATTGTCCATGTTATAGGACCTGAACTCGGCTTAACCCAGCCTGGGAAAACAATCGTATGCGGTGACAGCCATACATCAACACACGGAGCTTTCGGCACGCTTGCATTCGGAATCGGAACGAGTGAAGTCGAACATGTGCTTGCGACACAAACATTATGGCAAGCAAAGGCAAAAACATTAAACGTTGAAATCAACGGGAAGCTTGATCCTTATGTAACGGCGAAAGACGTTATTTTACACATTATAAAAGAAAACGGCATCGGATTCGGTACTGGCTATGTCATTGAATATACAGGCGATACAATCCGGAACATGTCAATGGAAGAGCGGATGACAATCTGTAATATGTCAATTGAAGGCGGGGCAAAAGCTGGTTTAATCAGCCCTGATGAAGTGACATTTGAATATATCAAAGGCAGGAAATATGCACCAAAAGGTGAGGACTTTGATAAAGCCGTAGAAGAATGGAAAAAGATTGCGACTGATGAAGGTGCGGTTTACGACAAGACGATTAAAATTGACGCAAGCCAAATTAAGCCTCAAGTAACATGGGGAACAAATCCTTCGATGGGAATTTCGATTGATGAAAAAATTCCTTTCCCAAGTGATTTCACTTCAGAAACGGATCAAAGAGCGACAGAAAGCGCACTTGAATATATGGGTCTTGAGCCGGGTACACCGATCAGTGAAATTGAAATCCAACACGTGTTCATCGGTTCTTGTACGAATTCAAGAATCAGCGATTTGCGATCTGCGGCGGAAGTGGTTAAAGGCAGGAAAGTCGCAAACACCGTGACCGCCGTTGTCGTACCAGGTTCACAGCGAGTGAAAGAAAAGGCAGAAGAAGAAGGCCTTGACAAAATATTTATTGATGCGGGCTTTGAATGGCGTGATTCAGGCTGCAGTGCATGCCTTGGAATGAATCCGGACATCATTCCGGAAGGAGAACGTTGCGCTTCTACTTCAAACCGTAACTTTGAAGGGCGTCAAGGAAAAGGTGCACGTACGCATCTCGTCAGCCCTGCAATGGCGGCTGCAGCGGCAGTGACAGGAAAATTCACAGACGTCCGTTCATTAGAAAAAGAAGCCGTTTCCTAA
- the ilvN gene encoding acetolactate synthase small subunit has protein sequence MKRIITLTVNNQAGVLNRITGLFMKRQYNIESITVGHAETPGISRMTFVVNVEDEHKLEQVIKQLHKQIDVLKVNDITDQAIVARELALIKVMITTPQTRNELFSLIEPFRATVIDVSQSSMTVQVTGDPDKVEALINLLRPFGIKELGRTGVTAFTRGTQKQENEIKSFSIIN, from the coding sequence ATGAAACGCATTATTACATTGACTGTGAACAATCAGGCAGGTGTCCTTAACCGGATTACCGGATTGTTCATGAAACGGCAATACAATATTGAGAGCATTACAGTTGGCCATGCTGAAACGCCTGGCATTTCCAGAATGACTTTTGTTGTAAATGTAGAAGATGAACACAAGCTTGAACAAGTCATTAAACAGCTCCATAAACAGATTGACGTTCTTAAGGTGAACGATATTACAGATCAAGCCATCGTGGCCAGAGAGCTTGCTTTAATCAAAGTAATGATTACAACACCGCAAACAAGGAATGAACTGTTCAGTTTGATTGAGCCATTCAGGGCAACTGTAATTGATGTGAGCCAATCAAGCATGACCGTTCAAGTAACAGGGGATCCTGATAAAGTGGAAGCTCTTATTAACTTGCTTCGACCGTTTGGCATTAAAGAATTGGGCAGAACAGGTGTAACAGCATTCACAAGGGGCACACAGAAACAAGAAAACGAGATTAAATCATTTTCAATTATTAATTAA
- a CDS encoding XTP/dITP diphosphatase — MKTILIGTTNLGKLNDFKKLFEKEGIIVKSLQDYPEVIDVEETGDTFQANAILKAEAFSRKYNEIVIADDSGLAIDALHGRPGIYSARYAGEDKSDEANIQKVLKEMEGIPVEKRTATFICTLAVARPGKETIVFEGKCSGFITEEPKGNHGFGYDPIFYVPEKNKTMAELTTEEKNEISHRKRAMDKLKSEWESLF; from the coding sequence ATGAAAACAATTTTAATTGGAACAACAAATCTTGGTAAATTGAATGATTTCAAGAAGCTATTTGAAAAAGAAGGCATTATTGTTAAATCGCTGCAGGATTATCCAGAGGTGATTGATGTCGAAGAAACCGGCGACACGTTTCAAGCAAATGCTATTTTAAAGGCTGAAGCATTTAGCCGAAAATATAATGAAATTGTCATTGCCGATGATTCCGGCCTTGCGATCGATGCATTACATGGAAGGCCAGGCATTTATTCCGCGCGTTATGCAGGTGAAGATAAAAGCGACGAAGCTAACATCCAGAAAGTGCTTAAAGAAATGGAAGGGATTCCGGTTGAAAAAAGAACAGCCACGTTTATTTGTACATTAGCAGTTGCAAGGCCTGGTAAAGAAACCATTGTTTTTGAAGGGAAATGTTCAGGATTTATAACAGAAGAACCTAAAGGAAATCATGGGTTTGGATATGATCCTATTTTCTATGTGCCGGAAAAAAATAAAACGATGGCAGAGCTGACAACCGAAGAGAAAAATGAAATTTCTCATAGGAAGCGTGCAATGGATAAATTAAAAAGTGAATGGGAGTCGTTGTTTTAA
- a CDS encoding nucleoside/nucleotide kinase family protein, producing MPLNEILQLLKLSSNNRSFVLGIDGLGGAGKTAFAQVVLNFFEKLDIKAIVLHIDDFIYPKNIRYDITKEERYCYYNLQWRYDYLINEILSPIHSGVEINKEIEIYEKINDNYIKRHIKISRDTVVIVEGVFLQRPELGPFFDYVIFIDVPKDVRLKRVINRDSYIGGTPAVKEKYERRYFPAEEMYISSCSPILKANYIIRYLEE from the coding sequence ATGCCTCTTAATGAAATTTTGCAGTTATTAAAATTAAGTTCTAATAATCGGAGTTTTGTATTAGGAATTGATGGTTTGGGTGGTGCGGGGAAAACAGCCTTTGCTCAAGTTGTTCTAAACTTTTTTGAAAAATTAGACATTAAAGCAATTGTCTTACATATTGATGATTTCATATATCCTAAAAATATTCGTTATGATATTACAAAAGAGGAAAGGTATTGTTACTATAACTTGCAATGGCGGTATGATTACTTAATAAATGAAATTTTGTCCCCAATTCATTCAGGAGTTGAAATTAATAAAGAAATAGAAATATATGAGAAAATCAATGATAATTATATTAAACGCCATATTAAGATTTCAAGGGATACAGTCGTAATTGTAGAGGGTGTATTTTTACAACGACCTGAATTAGGCCCTTTTTTTGATTACGTTATTTTTATAGATGTACCCAAGGATGTTCGGTTAAAAAGAGTAATTAACAGAGATTCATATATAGGAGGGACACCAGCTGTTAAAGAAAAATATGAACGACGTTATTTTCCTGCCGAAGAAATGTATATTTCTAGCTGTTCCCCTATTTTAAAAGCAAATTATATAATTAGATATTTAGAAGAATAG
- the leuB gene encoding 3-isopropylmalate dehydrogenase: MKKQIAVLPGDGIGAEVAESAISVLKVVSEKFGHEFEFKKGLIGGCAIDEYGTPLPDETLTICRESDAILLGAVGGPKWDGNPSELRPEKGLLTLRKSLDLFANLRPVTVFESLAEASTLKFEVVNGVDLMIVRELTGGLYFGRPSERIGENKDAVVDTLHYTRKEIERIVQKGFELAQVRRKKLTSVDKANVLESSRMWREVVEEIAPKFPDVEYDHRLVDDAAMQLIRNPKQFDVIVTENLFGDILSDEASMMTGSLGMLPSASLSADGPGLYEPVHGSAPDIAGQGKANPLAMILSSAMMLKYSFNLSEEASAIESAVQNVLNEGYRTQDIADSHSPVISTTEMTEKVKAALTE; encoded by the coding sequence ATGAAAAAACAAATTGCTGTTCTGCCTGGTGACGGAATTGGAGCAGAGGTTGCCGAAAGTGCTATAAGCGTTTTGAAAGTGGTAAGTGAAAAGTTCGGACACGAATTCGAATTTAAAAAAGGGTTAATCGGAGGGTGTGCCATTGATGAATACGGCACACCCTTACCCGATGAAACGCTAACCATTTGTCGGGAAAGTGATGCGATTTTATTAGGAGCTGTTGGAGGACCGAAGTGGGATGGAAATCCAAGCGAACTTCGTCCAGAAAAAGGCCTGTTAACGCTTCGCAAATCACTTGATTTATTCGCCAACCTACGCCCCGTCACAGTATTTGAAAGCCTTGCGGAGGCTTCAACATTAAAATTTGAAGTTGTAAATGGTGTCGATCTAATGATCGTACGCGAGCTTACCGGCGGGCTTTATTTCGGCAGGCCGAGTGAACGGATAGGCGAAAATAAAGATGCCGTTGTCGATACACTCCATTATACGAGAAAAGAAATTGAAAGAATTGTTCAAAAAGGGTTTGAATTGGCGCAAGTCCGTAGAAAGAAATTAACATCTGTAGATAAAGCGAATGTACTTGAATCAAGCCGGATGTGGAGGGAAGTTGTTGAGGAGATTGCCCCCAAATTCCCTGATGTCGAATATGATCATAGGCTTGTTGATGATGCTGCGATGCAGTTAATCAGAAATCCTAAACAGTTTGATGTCATTGTGACAGAAAATTTATTCGGCGATATTTTGAGCGATGAAGCGTCAATGATGACAGGTTCGCTCGGTATGCTGCCATCGGCAAGCCTCAGCGCAGATGGTCCGGGCCTTTATGAACCTGTACACGGTTCGGCGCCGGATATTGCCGGCCAAGGTAAAGCAAACCCTTTGGCTATGATCCTTTCATCAGCAATGATGCTGAAATATTCATTTAATCTAAGTGAAGAAGCAAGCGCCATTGAATCGGCTGTTCAAAACGTGCTGAATGAAGGATACCGTACGCAAGATATTGCTGATTCACATTCACCTGTTATTTCTACAACCGAGATGACAGAAAAGGTAAAGGCGGCATTAACTGAATAG
- the rph gene encoding ribonuclease PH, translated as MRIDGRKHDQMREVHIEKDYIKHPEGSVFLSVGGTKVICAASIEERVPPFMRGQGKGWITAEYAMLPRATEQRNIRESSRGKVSGRTMEIQRLIGRALRSVVDLNLLGERTLWLDCDVIQADGGTRTASITGSFVAMSLAFHKLLERETIKQMPVKDFLAAISVGVIEEFGEILDLNYAEDSKALVDMNVVMTGNGEFVELQGTGEESTFSYPQLDAMLKLASKGINELIATQKEVLGEIANDIGK; from the coding sequence ATGAGAATTGACGGAAGAAAACATGATCAAATGAGAGAAGTACATATTGAAAAAGACTACATTAAACATCCAGAAGGATCGGTATTCCTATCTGTTGGGGGTACAAAAGTCATTTGTGCAGCAAGCATAGAAGAACGTGTACCGCCTTTTATGCGGGGACAGGGGAAGGGCTGGATTACAGCGGAATACGCCATGCTCCCGAGGGCAACGGAGCAAAGAAACATTAGAGAATCAAGCAGAGGCAAGGTTTCTGGAAGAACGATGGAAATTCAAAGATTAATTGGCAGGGCCTTGCGATCAGTGGTTGATCTAAATCTTCTGGGAGAAAGAACTCTTTGGCTTGACTGCGATGTCATTCAAGCCGATGGCGGTACTAGAACTGCTTCTATTACAGGTTCTTTTGTAGCGATGTCCCTCGCTTTTCATAAACTGCTTGAACGAGAAACGATCAAGCAGATGCCGGTTAAAGATTTTCTTGCTGCCATATCTGTTGGGGTCATAGAGGAGTTCGGTGAAATTTTGGATTTGAACTATGCGGAGGATTCAAAAGCGCTTGTAGATATGAATGTTGTCATGACAGGAAACGGTGAATTTGTTGAATTACAAGGTACTGGAGAGGAATCAACATTTTCTTATCCCCAACTTGATGCAATGCTGAAACTTGCTTCAAAAGGGATCAATGAATTAATTGCTACACAAAAAGAAGTATTAGGCGAGATTGCTAACGATATAGGCAAGTAG
- the ilvC gene encoding ketol-acid reductoisomerase yields MAKVYYNGDVQEDLLQGKKIAIIGYGSQGHAHALNLRDSGNDVVIGLRKGKSWEQAEEDGFNVYSVKEAVEQSDVIMVLLPDEFQPEVYKNEIEPGLTEGKALLFAHGFNIHFHQVVPPSNVDVLLVAPKGPGHLVRRTYTEEAGVPALFAIQQDVTGKAKQLALSYAKGIGAGRAGVLETTFQEETETDLFGEQAVLCGGLTSLVKAGFETLVEAGYQPEVAYFECLHELKLIVDLMYEGGLAGMRYSISDTAQWGDFVSGPRVITEDTKKAMKEVLEDIQTGKFAKGWILENQANRPEFKTINKIENEHLIEEVGSKLREMMPFVKSKSKEVVGSKN; encoded by the coding sequence ATGGCAAAAGTTTATTACAACGGTGATGTACAAGAGGATTTACTACAAGGAAAAAAAATTGCAATCATCGGTTATGGGTCCCAAGGACATGCACATGCACTTAATTTAAGAGACAGCGGGAATGACGTTGTTATTGGATTAAGAAAAGGAAAGTCTTGGGAACAAGCGGAAGAAGACGGATTTAATGTGTATTCTGTAAAAGAAGCAGTTGAACAATCTGACGTCATTATGGTACTTTTGCCTGACGAATTTCAGCCGGAAGTATACAAAAATGAAATCGAACCAGGTTTAACAGAAGGAAAAGCCCTTCTATTCGCCCATGGCTTTAACATTCACTTCCATCAAGTTGTTCCACCAAGCAATGTTGACGTATTGCTTGTTGCGCCAAAAGGGCCAGGACATCTTGTAAGAAGAACATATACGGAAGAAGCAGGCGTGCCAGCATTGTTTGCAATTCAGCAAGACGTCACTGGCAAAGCGAAGCAGCTTGCATTATCTTATGCAAAAGGAATCGGAGCCGGACGTGCGGGCGTATTGGAAACTACTTTCCAAGAAGAAACTGAAACAGACCTATTTGGAGAGCAAGCTGTTCTTTGCGGTGGATTAACTTCACTTGTAAAAGCAGGATTTGAAACGCTTGTTGAAGCTGGATACCAACCTGAAGTTGCTTATTTTGAATGCTTGCATGAATTGAAGCTAATTGTTGACCTCATGTATGAAGGCGGACTTGCCGGCATGCGCTACTCCATCTCTGACACTGCACAATGGGGTGACTTTGTATCCGGACCGCGCGTGATTACAGAAGATACGAAAAAAGCAATGAAAGAAGTATTAGAGGATATTCAAACTGGTAAATTTGCAAAAGGCTGGATCCTTGAAAACCAAGCAAATCGTCCTGAATTCAAAACGATTAATAAAATTGAAAATGAGCATCTCATTGAAGAAGTTGGAAGCAAGCTTCGTGAAATGATGCCATTTGTTAAATCAAAGTCAAAAGAAGTTGTCGGCAGCAAAAACTAA
- the ilvB gene encoding acetolactate synthase large subunit: protein MAANVKLENEKEARNKLSGASILIESLKRENVEMIFGYPGGAALPIYDALYGQSIKHVLTRHEQGAIHAAEGYARVSGKPGVVLATSGPGATNLVTGIADAMLDSLPLVVLTGQVGTNVIGSDAFQETDVMSVTMPITKHNYQVRDVKDIPRIIKEAFHIASTGRPGPVLIDIPKDIATSDGEFSYPDSVNLPGYQPTTTPNLLQIKKLSEAIKRAKKPVILTGAGVIFSKAHHELTQFVEMTNIPVVSTLLGLGAISGNHQQFIGMAGMHGLYAANMAIYESDLLINIGARFDDRLTGNPAVFAPNAKVAHIDIDPAEIGKIVDTQIPIVGDAKEAIVALLNETEKGLSFTEWNSHLKNYKKEFPFWYKQEGNELKPQKLIEMIHELTDGEAVVTTDVGQHQMWAAQYYKFKQPNRLVTSGGLGTMGFGLPAAIGAQMAEPNRTCVSIVGDAGFQMTNQELCLIEELNLPIKIVIVNNYSLGMVRQWQELFYEERYSESLMPHQPDFVKLAEAYGIQGVRVESLSEAESVLKNVIDLDRPLLIDCRVTPDENVYPMVPTGKGSHEMIGVRP, encoded by the coding sequence ATGGCTGCGAATGTAAAGCTTGAAAATGAAAAAGAAGCAAGAAACAAATTGTCGGGCGCGTCAATTCTCATAGAATCATTAAAGAGAGAAAATGTTGAAATGATTTTTGGTTATCCGGGTGGAGCTGCTCTCCCTATCTATGATGCCCTTTATGGACAGTCGATTAAGCACGTCCTTACAAGACATGAACAAGGGGCGATTCATGCGGCTGAAGGATATGCCAGAGTTTCAGGGAAACCGGGCGTCGTATTGGCGACTTCCGGGCCTGGAGCGACTAACCTTGTGACAGGAATTGCCGATGCAATGCTTGATTCCTTGCCTCTCGTTGTTTTAACAGGACAGGTAGGAACAAATGTTATTGGGTCTGATGCCTTTCAAGAAACGGATGTTATGAGTGTTACAATGCCGATTACAAAACATAATTACCAAGTGAGAGATGTGAAAGACATACCAAGAATTATTAAGGAAGCATTTCACATCGCGTCAACAGGAAGGCCGGGTCCAGTACTTATTGATATTCCTAAAGACATAGCAACTTCCGACGGTGAATTTAGTTACCCTGATTCTGTTAACTTGCCTGGCTATCAGCCGACAACAACACCAAATCTACTGCAAATCAAAAAATTAAGCGAAGCAATTAAACGTGCTAAAAAGCCAGTTATCCTTACAGGTGCCGGCGTTATTTTCTCAAAAGCGCATCATGAATTAACACAATTCGTTGAAATGACGAACATCCCAGTTGTATCAACTTTGCTTGGTTTAGGCGCAATATCGGGAAATCATCAACAGTTTATTGGCATGGCTGGGATGCACGGGCTGTATGCAGCGAACATGGCAATTTATGAGAGTGATTTGCTAATTAATATCGGGGCGCGCTTTGACGACAGGCTCACAGGCAACCCTGCAGTTTTTGCACCGAATGCAAAAGTAGCCCATATTGATATTGACCCGGCTGAAATTGGTAAGATCGTTGATACGCAAATCCCAATTGTCGGGGATGCAAAAGAGGCCATAGTTGCACTTCTTAACGAAACGGAAAAAGGCTTATCTTTTACAGAATGGAATAGCCATTTAAAGAACTATAAAAAAGAATTCCCGTTTTGGTATAAACAAGAAGGCAATGAGTTAAAGCCGCAAAAATTAATCGAAATGATTCATGAGTTGACAGATGGAGAAGCAGTTGTAACAACCGATGTTGGCCAGCACCAAATGTGGGCTGCTCAATATTACAAGTTTAAACAGCCGAATCGCCTCGTAACATCCGGCGGGCTTGGAACAATGGGATTTGGCCTGCCGGCTGCAATCGGAGCGCAAATGGCTGAACCCAATCGTACGTGCGTCTCCATTGTTGGTGATGCCGGATTCCAAATGACAAACCAAGAACTTTGCTTGATTGAAGAACTTAATTTACCAATTAAAATCGTGATTGTAAACAACTATTCACTTGGCATGGTCCGCCAATGGCAGGAACTCTTCTATGAAGAGCGCTATTCTGAATCATTAATGCCGCATCAACCCGACTTTGTAAAACTTGCTGAAGCGTATGGCATTCAAGGTGTGAGAGTGGAATCGCTTAGTGAAGCCGAAAGCGTATTAAAAAATGTAATCGATCTTGACCGCCCGCTTCTTATCGATTGCCGCGTTACACCAGACGAAAATGTATACCCAATGGTTCCGACTGGAAAAGGATCGCATGAAATGATTGGGGTGAGACCATGA
- the leuD gene encoding 3-isopropylmalate dehydratase small subunit translates to MKPIKVFKGKVASLDRVNVDTDQIIPKQFLKRIERSGFGEFLFYDWRYKAPGKLNENFELNQPENQGAEILVTGDNFGCGSSREHAPWALLDYGFRVIIAPSFADIFYNNCMKNGILPIRLDDEKVKELMAKKASDADYEVTADLEQQMVYDSSGFQASFDIDPYWREMLLNGWDEIAVTLRHEDEIRAFENSR, encoded by the coding sequence ATGAAACCAATTAAAGTGTTTAAAGGAAAAGTGGCTTCGCTCGATCGGGTAAACGTAGACACCGATCAAATTATTCCGAAACAGTTTTTAAAAAGAATTGAGCGTAGCGGCTTCGGGGAATTCTTATTTTATGATTGGCGCTATAAAGCACCAGGTAAGCTAAATGAAAACTTTGAATTAAACCAGCCTGAAAACCAAGGCGCTGAAATTTTGGTAACCGGCGATAATTTTGGATGCGGTTCGTCAAGAGAACACGCACCTTGGGCGCTTCTTGACTACGGATTCAGAGTGATTATCGCACCAAGCTTTGCGGATATTTTTTATAACAACTGCATGAAAAATGGCATTCTGCCTATCCGTTTGGACGATGAAAAAGTCAAAGAACTGATGGCAAAAAAAGCATCAGATGCAGATTACGAAGTAACTGCTGATTTGGAACAGCAAATGGTTTATGATTCATCGGGTTTTCAAGCATCCTTTGACATCGATCCGTACTGGAGAGAAATGCTGCTAAACGGATGGGATGAGATTGCCGTCACTCTTCGGCATGAAGACGAAATCCGGGCATTTGAAAACAGTAGATAA
- a CDS encoding GerMN domain-containing protein, with the protein MRKRFKFAFLLLLSLLLFIIAGCGLIGKNREVDIDPPKDVSLVDENEDGELADDKEESAKTSEENTADAEKVKRQLFLIDEKGMVVPQMLEIPVPESKEVATQALEYLVKDGPVSELLPNGFQAVLPAGTQVLGVNIKDDTAIADFSEEFKEYQAADEQKILQAITWTLTQFDNINKVKIRINGHDQEVMPVDGTPISGGVSREDGINIDSGSVTDLSDSVGVTLYFLAQSGENRYYVPVTKRVAKNEENDKVAAAVNGLIEGPSLQSGLFSDFPKEVEILDILKDSEGLLTLDFNEAILDNQKAISDEALHSLVLTLTENEDIKEIAINVNGEANVLTESGKPLSQPVTRDMVSETKGF; encoded by the coding sequence ATGCGTAAGCGTTTTAAATTTGCGTTTTTACTATTGCTTTCGCTTTTATTATTCATAATCGCCGGCTGTGGTCTGATAGGAAAAAATAGAGAAGTGGATATTGATCCGCCGAAAGATGTCAGTTTGGTTGATGAAAATGAAGATGGAGAGCTTGCAGATGATAAAGAAGAATCTGCCAAAACATCTGAAGAAAATACCGCCGACGCCGAGAAAGTGAAAAGGCAACTATTTTTAATTGATGAGAAGGGTATGGTTGTACCGCAAATGCTGGAAATTCCTGTACCTGAATCAAAAGAGGTGGCTACTCAAGCGCTTGAGTATTTAGTAAAGGATGGACCCGTAAGCGAATTATTGCCAAATGGCTTTCAGGCGGTTTTGCCTGCAGGAACCCAAGTGCTCGGTGTAAACATTAAAGATGATACTGCAATTGCTGATTTCTCTGAAGAATTTAAAGAATATCAAGCGGCTGATGAACAAAAGATTCTTCAAGCAATCACTTGGACCTTGACACAATTTGACAATATTAACAAAGTTAAAATCCGCATCAATGGGCATGATCAAGAAGTCATGCCAGTCGATGGAACGCCAATTTCCGGAGGTGTCAGCAGGGAAGATGGAATTAACATTGATTCCGGAAGTGTAACAGATTTGTCAGATAGTGTTGGAGTCACGCTTTATTTTCTCGCCCAGTCTGGCGAGAACCGTTATTATGTCCCGGTTACTAAAAGAGTAGCTAAAAACGAAGAAAATGATAAAGTTGCCGCTGCGGTTAATGGGCTAATCGAAGGTCCTAGTTTACAATCTGGCTTGTTCTCTGATTTTCCAAAAGAAGTGGAAATATTGGACATTCTTAAAGATAGCGAAGGGCTTCTCACGCTTGATTTCAATGAAGCGATTCTTGACAACCAAAAAGCAATTTCCGATGAAGCGCTTCATTCCCTCGTCTTAACTTTAACCGAAAACGAGGATATTAAGGAAATTGCAATAAACGTCAATGGCGAAGCGAACGTTCTCACAGAATCTGGAAAACCTTTATCTCAACCTGTTACAAGAGACATGGTATCAGAAACAAAAGGTTTTTAA
- a CDS encoding tetratricopeptide repeat protein, whose amino-acid sequence MSKDKNNEEGKIIPFPNLSDKLAEKGMEALQQKQFENSLQYFEQLLDLEPKHFQANFGKAISLVELGLLEEAAYLCEQMLKEGIGEYFEVLQVYASILIQLEKYETIVNTLEVVIQEEKLPPNAAEYFYQLLEFSRKMVEANNKEIAVQSLADSELKELNEALHGDQIERQLFAINKLSRKPDKQSLNLLKNYLKDEEKDPILKSIILQKLAEQNINEKMKIHKFSKEMTVNPSNIKNTYEAPFSQHVIKLLGEKIENDNPSLYDISLQIWSQYLFSLYPFKPNPLNENLWAAAVHFVSCRLNGFAVEPAEVSKKYKVENEQFMKCVDKIFEMEKQLKRND is encoded by the coding sequence ATGAGCAAGGACAAAAATAATGAAGAAGGTAAAATCATTCCTTTTCCTAATTTAAGTGATAAACTTGCCGAAAAAGGAATGGAAGCATTACAACAGAAACAATTTGAGAATTCTCTTCAATATTTTGAACAATTGCTCGATCTTGAACCAAAACACTTTCAAGCTAATTTTGGAAAAGCAATCAGCCTTGTCGAGTTAGGACTGCTTGAAGAAGCTGCTTATTTATGTGAACAAATGTTAAAAGAAGGAATTGGTGAATACTTTGAAGTTCTCCAAGTGTATGCTTCGATACTGATTCAGCTTGAAAAATATGAAACCATTGTGAATACGCTGGAAGTTGTTATCCAGGAAGAAAAGCTACCTCCAAATGCAGCTGAATATTTTTACCAACTATTGGAATTCAGCAGAAAGATGGTAGAGGCGAATAACAAAGAAATTGCGGTACAATCGCTAGCGGATTCCGAACTTAAGGAATTAAATGAAGCGTTGCACGGAGATCAAATAGAAAGGCAATTATTTGCAATAAACAAACTTAGCCGTAAGCCGGATAAACAGTCGCTCAACCTTTTAAAAAACTATTTAAAGGATGAAGAGAAAGATCCTATTTTAAAAAGTATCATCTTGCAAAAGCTTGCTGAGCAGAACATAAATGAAAAAATGAAGATACATAAATTTTCAAAGGAAATGACTGTCAATCCATCGAACATAAAAAATACATATGAAGCTCCTTTTTCGCAACATGTCATAAAGCTACTAGGCGAAAAAATCGAAAATGACAATCCTTCATTATACGACATAAGCTTGCAAATTTGGTCACAGTATTTATTTTCGCTTTATCCCTTCAAGCCGAATCCGTTAAACGAGAATTTATGGGCAGCCGCTGTTCATTTTGTGAGTTGCCGATTGAATGGATTTGCAGTTGAACCAGCTGAAGTTTCTAAAAAGTATAAAGTGGAAAATGAACAATTTATGAAGTGCGTCGATAAAATTTTTGAAATGGAAAAACAATTAAAAAGAAACGATTGA